In the genome of Mytilus edulis chromosome 3, xbMytEdul2.2, whole genome shotgun sequence, one region contains:
- the LOC139516964 gene encoding acetylcholine receptor subunit beta-like codes for MILRTTFLFYWCLSACNGQTGDDVKGLVTKLFTTNTYKKNVRPNADQTQPMQVDLDFYLVGINGIDEITQKLTTTGFLFISWTDEYLTWTPASHGGVEYIYVSQSDIWKPDITLQNGFSKLKELGSSFINVQIFPNGEVTWLPTEVFETKCNIDIKYFPFDRQTCEIVFVVWSSSILDVNVTKGSRGILLEALDPNGVWSVVSTTAGDDVLSSESRVVFTITLERSSAYYVMNVIVPVILLGILNVFTFVIPADSGEKMGYSITVFLAFAVFLTIISSELPKTSGSLLGNYLMFQMGMGTFVVAVTALELRIHHRKDKVPNKIQRIFRSKCKTRVKSSDKTFDNPGKEKESEDGEKTWSDITSTTDFILFWVSLVSTFIVTVTILGLLSSKY; via the coding sequence ATGATTCTTAGAACTACTTTTCTTTTTTATTGGTGCTTGTCAGCCTGCAATGGACAAACCGGGGATGACGTGAAAGGCTTGGTCACTAAATTGTTTACTACCAACACTTATAAAAAGAATGTCCGTCCAAACGCTGATCAAACACAGCCAATGCAGGTGGACTTGGACTTCTATCTTGTCGGCATCAATGGAATAGacgaaataacacaaaaattaacaacaacaGGTTTTCTATTTATAAGTTGGACGGACGAGTACCTTACATGGACTCCAGCTTCACACGGTGGCGtagaatatatttatgtttcTCAAAGTGATATATGGAAACCAGACATAACACTTCAAAATGGATTTTCGAAACTAAAGGAACTTGGTAGTAGTTTTATAAATGTTCAGATTTTTCCAAACGGCGAAGTGACTTGGTTGCCAACTGAAGTGTTTGAAACAAAGTGTAATATTGATATCAAATATTTTCCTTTTGACCGTCAAACATGCGAAATAGTTTTTGTTGTATGGTCCAGCAGCATATTGGACGTAAATGTGACAAAAGGAAGTAGAGGCATACTTCTGGAAGCATTAGATCCTAATGGTGTGTGGAGTGTTGTATCGACAACGGCCGGGGACGATGTATTATCGTCGGAGTCAAGAGTTGTATTTACTATAACTCTCGAGCGTAGTTCAGCGTACTACGTCATGAATGTCATTGTCCCAGTGATATTACTTGGAATACTGAATGTTTTTACGTTTGTAATCCCAGCAGACAGTGGGGAGAAAATGGGATACTCCATCACAGTTTTTCTAGCATTTGCCGTCTTCTTAACAATTATAAGTTCTGAACTTCCGAAGACATCGGGATCATTACTGGGAAACTATCTTATGTTCCAAATGGGCATGGGAACGTTCGTTGTAGCTGTGACAGCGTTGGAACTTCGAATTCATCACCGGAAAGACAAAGTCCCAAATAAAATTCAAAGAATTTTCAGAAGTAAATGTAAAACTCGAGTTAAAAGTTCAGATAAAACTTTTGACAATCCGGGAAAAGAAAAGGAAAGTGAGGATGGAGAAAAGACTTGGAGTGATATAACATCTACAACAGACTTTATATTATTCTGGGTATCATTAGTTTCCACATTCATAGTAACTGTGACCATTTTAGGATTACTTTCATCTAAATATTAA